Within Spinacia oleracea cultivar Varoflay chromosome 4, BTI_SOV_V1, whole genome shotgun sequence, the genomic segment ATAGCCATTTATACAACAAGCTAGAAAAAGCCAAGGGCGGTGTTTGTCATCTGGTATCAgctactatgacttgtgagctaAATCTGGTTGTTGTGGTCAAGGACTTATTGTCTTTGCCGTAATGAGCTGTTGCTGGTGTATGCCATTTACAGTCTTGGAGTACACCACACCTTCAATTATATCAGGAGTGACCTATTAAGCAAAGTCCACACCTGATCGTTAACTCTTTTGGAGCTGATCGCAGCATCTTCCCTCCAACCTTGTGGAAAAGAGAAAGTAAGTTTATGGTTTCTCAGTGGAATTTACATTTTCTATTATGTGATATTATCttgaatatttaattttcatGTATAGTATGTTTCTGAGTTTTTGCATGTTGCATCCCGGATATAGATATCATTGTTTGTTTGCGAGCAGTGTTTTTGCTATTGTGTGAACATTGGCCACTTTTTCTTTACCCCGTTTTTTTGGTGGAACCCTTTTTCAACAATTTATGACATATCAATTGCTTGCATAGCAGATCTAGTAATACATGGTACTTGCAAGTTGCAAGTTCTTGCTCATGGCAAatgtatatactccctccgttatTCTACTACTACATTATGATCTTTATCTTCTCTATTACAGTTTTTTTGCAAAGTCTTAGTGCATCCTGTTTTGCTTTGCCGTCATTAGTACCTATTTAAATGACATTTTTTAGGCCCTACCATTATTTTGGTTACTTATGTCATCCTAGCTTCAATAGGCTAACTGTTTTTCCATTGTACTCTCTCtgttttttatttctatttttttattattgatttCACTGTAGAGTCAGCTATATGAATGGAGTGAAACCTGACAAAACTAATTCACAGACCATACATTAGGTTTTGATGCTTTCACGAACTATTTCTTGGTTGGTTAGAATGGATGTGTGATGGCCGGATAGGCAttgcattttattttgttgagCATTTGTAACATTGACCATTCAGATGGCTAAATTACTAGATTGTTATAAAGCAAGAAGCCCTGTTTACGGACTGGTATACAAGAATATCCAACCATATTAAGTTTTGGAGTAATAAGAAAACAAAATGGCAGTCAAATGGACGTAAAAGTTCTGTCAGAATGGAGATAATCGGCACAATGCCTAACATAGTCTACATTTTCCCAGCTTCTCTTCTTTTAATTCCCAGCAGTGGATAtttagaaagtttgataggGAGAAGTGTATAAGGGTAGTATAAGCTTTGAGATTAAGTTTAGATAGGTGCCAGAGAAATTAGAAAGATAAGGTTGAGATTTGAAGTAAAAATCTTCCATAAACCTGGAATTCAAGACAAATCACATCATTGGAAAAATTCCAAGAATTAGGCTCCGCTCTAGGAAGAATTtcagaaataaaaaaatacataGTAAGATAATTGGGATAAGTTAAAACTTTCATTATTTCTAAAGGATTTGAATGAAAGATATTATGCTTTAAAGGGAAAGCAAGGTTCTAGGCTGATTTAGTTTTGCCATTAATCATTAGTCTGTAGAACAAAGTTGCAACTTTGAACTGGAAACCAATTTGATCACTCTCTCACTTTCGGTTTGTCTTTTCCACTTTTTTTCATTCTTAACTAATAAGGCGGTAAAGAAGGAAACCCCTAGGCCGaaacaataataaataaagatATATTGGGAAAAAGAGGGGTCAGGACCGTCAGGTACATTTAGTTCGTGAATACTctcattttttattattttgatgTAGTGGGAGCTTTGTCCATGCCAGTTTATTGAAAGGGCCTACTTTTTATACCGATTTGGTAATTCCGCCAGCTTCAAACAATGGCTTACAGTCTTGTTTTCTACCCACATGGTTAAGAGCTCAAGGCCGTAATGCTAAAAATCAGTATGCGGGGTAGGGGTACTTTAGGGAGTAGAATTATAATTACGTTGTTAGTAGCTTGAAGAGAAGATAGTTAGTTGGTTAGGGTAGAAGCTCGATAAATAGAGAAAATAAGAGAGAGAAGTTATGTTTTCCTGAGCCTTCTAGGCTTGTTTGTAAGGATTTCATTATTAGCACTGTTGGAGGCTTGTGACCTTGTTTCTTGACCACATGACTATGTAAGATGTACATAAGTGTGATTCTCCAGTCACCTTTTCTCAAAAGAAGGATTAAAAAGGGTATTTTGAACTGATATTTCTTCCAAAACCACATGTTTGTAACCACTGAGACACATTGTCTCTGGCCTACATTTTAGTTTTCTTGTTTACCCTTACCACTTTACCTTATCTTGTTCCTCCTTGTTTCTAGACTTCTGCGATGTGGTTGCTTCTGATATGTTTCCTTGTGTCCTTGATCCTTATGCATTGGTATTCGGTATTCTAGTAATATAGTGAAGTTGTAGTGATAGCTTATTAATATGACCACTGTTCAAGCTTTTGACATACATCATGATCCCAAGTCTGTTCGGCGTTTATTCTGAAGTTCGTTTGTGTTGTTGTTATAACCTTTTCTCTTACATGATCTAATAGATTCACCCAACTGATCTAACCCGGGAAAGATATGAATAGATTAATTTTTCATAAGAAGAGCATGTCCAGTGgcaagctaattgtcaaattagcttgTCATGCCACTTAAGATTTTAAGCTAATTAACTTTCTAGCTAGTTTGTATTCCAATGGTAAGCTAATTTACTAATCTAGCTTGATATTTAATTGGGTCCACTTTTATAATTAAtcatttgattttaattttattttcattattaCTTAAATTCTCATTGGACCACTTTTTCCAAGCAAACTATGGAGTAGTTATTTCcacccgggcgatgccccggtgaTTGTACGTAATTTGAGAATTGATGTTGATTGAATTTtggttaaataaaaataattacaatagtttgatatttaaataattacATATAATATGAGATAAATATTTgtgcataatttatttttatataatataaagtattttatttatgtaagggtgattcaatataaaatttggttaaatatcttagtaaactaaatttaaattaaaaacagaGTAATCGTTTCCTATGTGTAAATTGCAATTACTCTTTTTTATAGCTCTTAAGTAAATGTAAATTAATTGGCATGCTAAAAAAACGTAATCGTAAGTGAACCTAAATGAAAatataaatgaaaaaaatgtaagtcataaaaatttattaaaatgtataattatggtagacattaaatttttaataCAGGGTATTAATAAACATAACTTATATGTTCTGAATTGCTTAAATATCATAAGTTGTGTCATTGGATTAGTGGATAAAATTCTAGCTCATGAACATGAGGTCATGGGTTCAAGCATTGACGTTTGCATTTCTTCATGTTTTTGTAAGAAAATATTATGTCAATGTGACTATGACTTGATGTCATGTCACTTGCCATCTAATGATGGCGACATGTGGCGGAATGGCGTGAAAGGCCATTgagttttaataatagtatagattaGTTTGCcgaagctaatttgcttgaccaagttaatttattaaaatcacTCCAATGGTTAAGCTAGTAGCTTGAAATTTTTACAAATTGCAAGcaagtccctagctacaaccattggagatgctctaactGACAATTGAAAAATATCCGAATATAACCTGACCCGAAATGAAACTGAAAGACCCTATTTTCCATCTCTACTTGCGAGGTATTACCTGACATTTCATTAAttttgtgattatgaaccaggTAAGTGGGGGACAAAGGTAGAACTATAGAAGCATGAGCAGCTACTTGGATGTCTTCTTGCTCCAAACAGGAAGGAACTGTTAGAAAAGCCATTGGCAGCTTCAATGTCAGGTCAATATTAAGAGATGCTGCTAACATGGAAATAGGCTTGCTCCCGGAAATGATGTTTTGGAATGGTTCTTCCTGTCTTGATGTGGGTAATTGAAAAGTAGAAGCAGCGAGATGAGATGACAAAGGACGTAGCTGCACTAGAAGTGAGGAAGAATAAATCAATTTGCTTGGATTATCTGATGATTGATGTCCATTCCTACTACGATGCAGAAACGCTTCAATGCTAGTGTCAAACAGCACAAGATTCTGTGTAAGTAATAATTCCTTCTTTTTGTTGAACTTTTTTCATTATTGGTAAAAATAAGAATTCTGCTATAATAATTCAAGATTAGTCATGGAAACATTCTCAGGACTAACAATCAGAAATatgtactactactactactactactactactactaataatacggagtaatattttaaaacagaATGTTTTGCATACCATGATGCCATTTGTCACTctttactttaatttatttcgTTTTATTTCCACTTCTCCACCTTAATTAGATGTTATTTTCCCTTAAAATTCATTTTGGTCAAATTTacattctaatttcaattatacTCCAAGTGAAATGAATCgtatttattatttcaatatttTGTATTATTCCCTATATTACACAGCCAATATAACCGAAATTTCAATTAAGAAATTCGTGCATTTCACGGGATAGAAACTAGTTGTCTTTTGATGTACCATAAGAATGACTGTTACCATCTCTTGGTAGTCAATTATCGACTTAGGATCGAGAATtgtatactccgtaataaacaTTGATGTGATACATGTAACATCAACCCCGTTGGGGCCTGCACCCATGAACAAAGAGGACCTAATCTGGCCCGATTATTACCTGGCTGAGTGGCTGGGTTAGGTCCATTTCGAGGGGGCCCACCCCGTTGAACCGTTCTAATTCTATGCTAAGGAAGTCTGGACTTTTAGAGTATTCTTGTATTCCccctgtcccttaatactcgcaccgttttgactttttgcactattcagataatttactttgaccctattttatttatagtatatgaaacaaatgttaatatataatatattgttggcttcatcatactatatattttcaaaatattaatgtttttataagtttttataatatgtagttaaagatattggtggtcaaagttacacattggcaagcgtgtccagtcaaaacggtgcgagtattaagggacagagggagtatagtCTTATAACTCgtatttgtatgtaaatttgtaaatgCATGAACCGGTGTTTTCTCCATATAATCTACAGACATGGTGTggtgtttttctttcttttttggtCTATTCGTTTGCAGAAATAGGGTGTGGTTGTTAAAAGGGGACATATTTTCCGCCCATCATTGCATGATTATGAAATACCCACTTGAAGAAATGAATTAAGAAAGTAGAAATTAGTATAAAGTTTCAAAGAAAGGGAGCTTAATAATGTATATTAATGACTGactaattacaattaattacataTTAGATGAATGTTGGTAGCATTATAAACCTAACATTTGGTGACTTTTACGCTAAAAAGTTGTTTTTGTGGGAGTTTCTTTCTATATTTGATTCGTATTCTTCTTCTCAGCagtcaaaactcaaaagttcTATTTGGAACTAAATTCATCAACTACTCCCCAAGTGTggcattattaattaattataagatTATACCACGTGGTGAAGAATATTTTAATgtaatatttccttcaatttgttTAGTGTGTTTTTTCCAAGTTAATGTACGTagataaagattaataatttgtTACTACGCCACAGTTTGTGAATATTTAAGTTAGGTTGTTTGGAAATAGATGATAAATCTAATAAAATAGCATTAGCTATAATTGACTTTCCAAAACAGAATGTGACTTGGAGGTAACAAGTTTGAGCCTCGCCGTATGTTTGTGCTTGGAAGTGGAAGTTTCGCTTATTTTTTTTCCTACTTTCAAGCGTTGACCTATGTAGATGTCGGCAGGTGATGTAACTAACATGATCTAATAGATGACCTGAGTAAATACTAGAACGTTGAATCCTCTGTTTCTCAATCTTGTCTCATTTCCTATTTGCTTCTTTGATTTCTCTCCTTCCCAATCTGGTAAAGAGTGACAAATAGAGCCATCCTGTAAACTATATGCTTGATTGTGCCACCTTACATGGATCGCTTATATCGAAAGACGGAGGAGTAAAGGATCTCCTTGGTTTCCCTCCAGTAACGAGTCGACTGGGTTGTTCTATTGAAGGGACACGTTAGCGCAACGGCTTTTACGGTAGCTATGCCCTTGCTTGTTTTAAAGCTAAAGCTCTACGAGTCCACTCGTCCTTTTTCTTTAGAGAGAGCCTCCACCCTATTCAGAAAGTCTACTTAGCCCAAATCCACTTGTTTGTTCGTCTCATTGGTTCATCCTATTAAGCTAatatatttccttaatttatttttcgaaaatataactTAATTATTCTAACACAAAATCCAAAGGTTGATTATCTAGGTAAAATAAGCGTATGTTCAGGTCCTCTCTCAATTTAACAATTTGTAATGGCTTGGTGACTcatgaacaaaataaaaaagcaaaagaacaaaaataaaacaCGAGGGTATATCCGTATATGAATAGGTTATAGGTTGTCATTGAAGTCGTCGGTTATAGTTCAAAGAAGACGGCGAAAGAGAAAGTAGTCGACGACTAAGAAGGAGACAAGTGTATCATTACGTATTACATCATGTTAGTGTGTTAGTTAATGACACCAATAGCAAGAAAGACCCACGATAGGCACATTGCTATTGTTTTTGtttgtatttatttaaaaaGTCATGACGTAAACTTGTTTCAATTCATTACACGATGAAAACGATTTCATTGTTTGCTACACTCCACACGTACGTACGTTCTTCTTCAGTCTTCGATTCACAAGGAGGATCAAAGGGAAACATCATGTGTGTTTCTGTACAACTGTCAAGTGTAGTATTATTAAATTTAGCTCGGAGTAGCTTTTAGCGACTGACTGAGTCTCAATTCCGTGGTTGAATATGGGCAAGAGTAGGGATAGCAATCTTAAATAGATATTTACTAATCCGATCTATCTGATAAAAATATACAGATGAAGATCCAATTTAAATGGACGGAGGCCGGTGGCAGATGATGCGTGGTGACAGATCAAGTCAGATTCTGGTGGAGCTCTAAGCCATCTATCATCCACTAATCACCCGATCCGTCATTCACCCGTATAATTTATATATACATATGATTTTTTTCTCAATTTTCTCCcaaaaataaatacataaaattttaaaactcgacTTTCAGTTTAGATTAAATGAGAATTTGAGGCTTTTGAGCAagaaatacaatgatttttttatgtatttgttggaattattagtattaatttcataaaattaGGAATTATAGGTATCACCCGTTAAGCACTCGTTCTCTCTGTGGATGGTGGGTGGATCGAAAGTGGGTGATGGATTAAGCGGGTGGATCGAATAGAGCAGATGGATAGGGGTGAAACTTTATCCGATCCGAATTCGATCCATTAGTCATCCCTAGACAACAAGACCAATATTCTAATGGGGACGTTTGTTTAGTGGGATAATGAAAAAAAATAGGAATGGGGATAAGGAATGGACATTGAAATCTAACTTTTGTTTATGGGTACAGGGACAAGACTCAAGAGGAGTGATAGGGatataaccaaaaaaaaaaaaagccttTTATCCCTATAAACTTATACAGAATACCTAGAAAAGGAGTGGTATGTGGAGAGAGACAATCTTACCCTTAATGAAAAAGAACAAAGAGGAGAGATGACATATATCTCCATTATCAAGCATCAATTTGGTGTTaggatattttttttcatttcttttcattCATTTCCTATCTCAAGATTATGACACCTAAGCTAGCATAAAAATACAAAATCGGCGCCATTTTCACTTTATCACAATCGTTGATTTAGAAAATGGATCATCCATTTCCTACTTTCCTTTGGAGTGCTATTGTGTGGAGAGGAAATTTATGTAGAAAAACACGAGTTAGGGATGAGATGACATTACCGTAGATATTGTAATCTCTCTTTCCTTGCCAAATTGCACTTATATTCTCTCTCATTAACGTTATTTACTACCGATTACCGGCTAAAAAACTGGCTTCGTCATCCTGCGTTCACTACCGAGTACCGACTAACAAACGGGCACTATCGCGACTAACAAACGGGCTTCGTCATCCTGTGTTCTAAGCTCAAGGAGGTGCTAAACAAAATTATTTACCATGATAGATTTAACGGGATGAGATGATCGACAAGCGTTTTCAAAGCAATGAACAAGTTAATTGAGAGAATCAAACTTTTGTTATAATTGACTTATTGCAAATTACACCAAAAAAGCATGTTTACTCCCTTTACGTAACATTATTTCCacccccaacaacaacaacaaagggtcaaaaaaaagaagaaagcaAACCAAATTATTACCCGATCTTTTATATGGCCTACACTTTAATTTGTCTCTTTTATGGAAAAAACAGCCTTCTATTTAGCTTTTTAAACATTATATTTTCCCCCTAAAGTCAGTTACAATTTTGCAATTTGCATGGATTGCGGCCTTGCAGGTGGCATCTACTAAtttcttactccctccgtcccggaatactcgcaacggtttgatCGGACACACTTGTCAATGTACaattttgaccatcaatatcttcaattatatattataaaaacatataaaatattaatattctgaaaatatatattaagatgaaggcAACAATATATTACGAAGTATATGCTAGCACTTATTtgcatatactataaataaaatagcgTCAAAGTGAATTAGCTGAACAGTACAAGAAATCAAACCGTTGCAACTTACGAGTATTCCGAAACAGAGAAAATAATtcttacttcctccgtcccggaatactcgacccggtttgaccgacacagagtttaagggacttgaattgacttatttaatttaataggtagtagttgatagtggggtattattttaatgtagttagtgggaggtgggttaagaggtggggttggggggagggtaggggttgaatttttaattattttttgtgtggagtaggggtaggtgggttaataggggtggagtgagaaataatataatattgttagaatatttccatttttagaaacaggtcaagtattaagggacggcccgataagaaaaacatgtcaaatattccgggacggagggagtatatagatTTTGGACCCCCGTCCCGTGCTTGTACATCAATCTACCATGTAGGGGCTAACAAGAGTCACTTTTAATTGCCTAGCTAGTTGCGTAAATAGACAATGGTATCCCATCGGCCATCCCATCCTCATATGTGTAGAGAACTAGAGACCCAATGTGGGGCCATATGGAAACGGGAGCGTCGAGGCGCATATCTGATATATACATGTCACTCACAACAAGACAAATTAGGAAAAAAATACAAGAGGTAAAGATAAAACACTAAATGAGGCGCATATCTGAGATGCGTGGGCAAATATATATCAATCACAACAAGACAAATTAGGAAAAAATAAAAGAGGTAAAGACAAAACACTAAATGACAAAACACAACAATTAGAAcagaaaaataagaaagagaaaaaaaatagagagaAGGAGACAacagtagagagagaaagtgacaaagtggagagagaaatgaccattttttaaaaaaatacttcatccgttcttatttacatgacacaattgagttTTTGACACTTCATATAAGCtcttttgacttccttttgtggtttatacttaagaaaaaaacatagtcgtgtggggttttgttagattcgtctcaataaatattttttaaatatcaactttttataactttttcttatccataattggagatattaatgtttgaaatcgtgtgttggcaaacgtgcctaaataattatggcatttaaaaaagaacagaggaagtaacattttaaaaaaaacaagtatCATTCATTTTAAAACAAGTATCATTTCTTTAAAAAACAGTATCATTTCTTTTAAAACAAGTACTATTCGTTTTAAAACAAGTACcacttttttaaaaataaggtatcatttcttcatttttttcgTATTCGTAATCAatctgaaaaaataaattatcagcaatttttttttgtctttttgctattttttcttttgctctGACATGTGTATTGTCACACATATCAGAAATATATTTGTAGTTCCTCATATGGAAACCCCATGTACTTTTTACCAAATGAAAGCAAGAAGGAAATTTAGGGTATTGTAGGATATTTCGTCCCCTGCTAGTTGCCTAGCTAGTTAAGTTAATAGACTTATTCATCTAACCAATTCTAAATTCAACATGCGCTTACACATTATATGTCTGACAACGCGCTATCAGGAGTTGTGATTTTGGATAAGCCTTTTACTTGTttacctttatttttttttattttttttttgcttatccTTAGTCTGGTGGGAAGTTTAGAAGAGAATATGGAGTCAGACTCTTCAGATAATGTGATAAAAGATTACAACAAGTTGATTTGAATTCCAAGGCTTACTTAAagctctatttttttctttaccAAATCAAATCATACCACATCGTCACGCTTTATCCTACTCAATGATCTCTTTTTATGAGCATAAGTGAGTCTGAGGACAATGTGTACAAGTAGAAAGAGTCTTGTGTGAGTCTGAATATTAAAAAAGTGTGTAAAAGGGAAAACTGATGTGACAAGAGTTTGGAGTTCGAAGAATGAAGTTACCGAACCACTTCATTTTCATTATGGTGTGGATTTAACAAATGTACTCTTAATAAACAAAATTGTTGTAGTAACAAAGCTGGATTAGAATTTGATAATTTCACACCAAAATATTGGACTGTTGTGAAATTCTATAGGTACAAAATAGTATAACAAATAAACCAATACATAATCAATAAAACAATACattaaggctctgtttggtttAACGGAAATAAATCACGAAAGAGTGGAGGAGGAGGGGAAAGCGTATGAGAATTGGGGAAGAACAGGACTAAAACCCAAACAAGCCAAAAGACCATGCTTATAAGGAAGACTAGTCTTCTTCTTCATTTCTTCAGCAACAGCTTTATTTGTAGTGTAATGCATTTCATGAGCTGATGCTTGTCCTCTCCGTTTCGAAACGGATCCTGATTCGGTAACTGAACCCGAACCCGGACTATGAATCGATGATCTGAGACTCCATCTCTTTGAAAAGGCTTGGGTATCCTTATAATGCCCTTCTGATGCACTTCTGAATAAAAACAAGTCTTTTAAACTCCATTTCTTTGAACTTGTACTAGTTGAACCCCTTCCTATAAACCTGCTTGAACTGCTAGTGCTTCCatcattttgattttgattttgattttgattttgattttgattttgttgttgttgttggtggtggagGAGAGCGAATTCCGACACCCTTAGTGGTGACAGAGAGCGGCTGATGCCTTTCCGGCTGCCGCCGCCGCCTCTTTTATTCAAATTAGTACTCATATCTCTGCTTCTACCTCTGTTTTGGAATTTGCTATCATCATCGTTAACCCCAGAAGCAGAAGCAGAACCAGAAGCAGAACCAGAACCAGAAGAATTCCGGGTGTTGCGAATAGCAGCCTCAAATGGGTCATGATAATCTGACCCTTTTCTCCTATGTTTAGGGGAAACACTAATTGCATCCTTAAACTTAGACATTGCAGATTTGGGCGATCTAGGAGAAGGATTTTCTGAACTGATTCTGCTACTGTTGTCATTATTGATCTGCAAACTAGGAGGTGGTTTCAGCTTTAATGGCCGAATCTTACCACCATCAAACA encodes:
- the LOC110790851 gene encoding uncharacterized protein, with product MEMKVATLDHTNSNSSTPYMSAASSPRRGRSQLDFFFYSAPSSPRSSAYFNNNDQSMFDDVLLYDDYSALLKHDHSGGGGGCSSVPFGWEVKPGVAKPNKVEDDHQEEEEEDDFEFEFSGQLDKMGKPSLSSADELFDGGKIRPLKLKPPPSLQINNDNSSRISSENPSPRSPKSAMSKFKDAISVSPKHRRKGSDYHDPFEAAIRNTRNSSGSGSASGSASASGVNDDDSKFQNRGRSRDMSTNLNKRGGGGSRKGISRSLSPLRVSEFALLHHQQQQQNQNQNQNQNQNQNDGSTSSSSRFIGRGSTSTSSKKWSLKDLFLFRSASEGHYKDTQAFSKRWSLRSSIHSPGSGSVTESGSVSKRRGQASAHEMHYTTNKAVAEEMKKKTSLPYKHGLLACLGFSPVLPQFSYAFPSSSTLS